Proteins found in one Zea mays cultivar B73 chromosome 1, Zm-B73-REFERENCE-NAM-5.0, whole genome shotgun sequence genomic segment:
- the LOC100280810 gene encoding LOB domain-containing protein 1 has product MDDYGNASAGTAAPQPQQYYCRSVSPPSRVSSSCSPPPPPPPPAVLQVVGNVPPPTVVLSPCAACKILRRRCADGCVLAPYFPPTEPAKFTTAHRVFGASNIIKLLQDLPESSRADAVSSMVYEAEARLRDPVYGCAGAVCRLQKQANELKVQLARAQADLLNAQAKHANLLALFCVEMANRRGNQQHPSPLTTMMDGGGGGGFGAAAYYQQTTLYDSDLDSATTWPDHEAQLWT; this is encoded by the exons ATGGACGACTACGGCAACGCGAGCGCGGGCACGGCGGCGCCGCAGCCGCAGCAATATTACTGCCGCTCCGTGTCGCCGCCGTCCAGGGTGTCGTCGTCgtgctcgccgccaccgcctcctcctcctcccgctgTCCTGCAGGTGGTGGGCAACGTGCCGCCGCCGACCGTCGTCCTGAGCCCGTGCGCGGCGTGCAAGATCCTCCGCCGCCGCTGCGCCGACGGCTGCGTGCTGGCTCCCTACTTCCCGCCGACCGAGCCCGCCAAGTTCACCACGGCGCACCGCGTCTTCGGCGCCAGCAACATCATCAAGCTCCTCCAG GATCTGCCGGAGAGCTCGCGCGCGGACGCGGTGAGCAGCATGGTGTACGAGGCGGAGGCGCGGCTGCGGGACCCAGTGTACGGGTGCGCGGGGGCGGTGTGCCGGCTGCAGAAGCAGGCCAACGAGCTCAAGGTGCAGCTGGCGCGCGCGCAGGCCGACCTGCTCAACGCGCAGGCCAAGCACGCCAACCTGCTCGCCCTCTTCTGCGTCGAGATGGCCAATCGCCGCGGCAACCAGCAGCACCCGTCGCCGCTGACGACGATgatggacggcggcggcggcggcggattcGGCGCGGCGGCGTACTACCAGCAGACGACGTTGTACGACTCGGACCTGGACTCGGCGACGACGTGGCCGGATCACGAAGCCCAGCTCTGGACCTAG
- the LOC100281273 gene encoding beta3-glucuronyltransferase, with protein MGSSTDHAAGARGKKQGSQLWKKALLHSSLCFVMGFFTGFAPSSVSDWTSAAAAAGGRVGSSHVVRALPAGGAGAVNRSLLAHDAGGGGLPRDPASPRPLLVVVTTTESTPAATGERAAALTRAAHALRLVAPPLLWVVVEAAPDAPATARLLRATGLMYRHLTYKDNFTSADAAAGRERHHQRNVALGHIEHHRLAGVVLFAGLGDVFDLRFFDELRGISAFGAWPVATMRRGERKVVVRGPACSSAAVTGWFSQDLGGSGTAAASASTARPGELDVHGFAFNSSVLWDPERWGRYPTSEPDKSQDSMKFVQQVVLEDFSKVKGIPSDCSEVMVWHVDTAAPSLQNKKRR; from the exons ATGGGGTCGTCCACGGATCACGCCGCCGGTGCCCGTGGCAAGAAGCAGGGGTCGCAGCTGTGGAAGAAGGCGCTGCTGCATTCCTCCCTCTGCTTCGTGATGGGCTTCTTCACCGGCTTCGCGCCGTCGTCCGTGTCCGACTGGAcgtccgcggcggcggcggcggggggccGGGTGGGCAGCAGCCACGTGGTCCGGGCGCTGCCGGCGGGCGGCGCCGGGGCCGTGAACCGGAGCCTGCTGGCGCACGACGCGGGGGGCGGCGGCCTGCCGCGCGACCCGGCgtccccgcgcccgctcctggtgGTCGTCACGACGACGGAGTCGACGCCCGCGGCGACCGGCGAGCGCGCCGCCGCGCTGACGCGGGCGGCGCACGCGCTGCGTCTGGTGGCGCCGCCGCTGCTGTGGGTGGTGGTGGAGGCCGCCCCGGACGCGCCGGCCACGGCGCGGCTGCTGCGCGCCACGGGGCTCATGTACCGCCACCTGACCTACAAGGACAACTTCACCTCCGCCgacgccgccgcgggcagggagCGGCACCACCAGCGCAACGTGGCGCTCGGACACATCGAGCACCACCGCCTCGCCGGCGTCGTCCTCTTCGCGGGCCTCGGCGACGTGTTCGACCTCCGCTTCTTCGACGAGCTCAGGGGAATCAG CGCGTTCGGCGCGTGGCCGGTGGCGACGATGCGGCGCGGCGAGAGGAAGGTGGTCGTCCGGGGCCCCGCGTGCAGCTCGGCCGCGGTCACCGGCTGGTTCTCCCAGGACTTGGGCGGCAGCGGCACCGCGGCCGCCTCCGCATCCACGGCGAGGCCTGGTGAGCTGGacgtccacggcttcgccttcaacAGCTCCGTGCTCTGGGACCCCGAGCGCTGGGGCCGCTACCCAACCTCCGAGCCCGACAAGTCCCAG GACTCCATGAAGTTCGTCCAGCAAGTGGTCCTGGAAGATTTTAGCAAGGTGAAGGGCATCCCTTCCGACTGCTCAGAGGTCATGGTATGGCACGTCGATACGGCTGCGCCGTCTTTGCAGAACAAGAAGAGAAGATAG